DNA from Megasphaera vaginalis (ex Bordigoni et al. 2020):
AAGCGCCTCGTCCAGAATCTTATCCCTGTCGAGATGAACATCGAGATCGGCGAGCCCTTTCGTTTCACCGCCGTCATTGATCTGCAAAGTCAGTTCCTCTCCCGCCGCGGACGCTTCCTGTTGATCGAGGAAACCGTTCAGCCCCTCTTCGTCGTGGCCGAAGCCGACACCGCCGACGGTAACGGCCGAAGCGGCAGCGTATTGGCCGCCAAAAAAAGCGCCGCAGCCGGCAAGCCCCAGAACGGCGACGGCAAGGAGGCCTTTTTTCCACGGCCGTCCCTTCGTCTCTCTGCCGTGCATCTCGCGATAGCGGCGACGGTATTCTTTCAATCGTTCTTTTCGTTCCCGTTCTTCATCAGTCACTATGATACCCTGCCTTTATTACTGCAATACAAACAAACCAGCGCCGCCACATCGTCGGCGGAAGCCGTACCGCGGCGCATGTGAAGCTGCAGGGTAAACAGCCGCTGCAGCAATTCTTTCAGTTCTTCCATTTTCCAATACTTTGCCACTTTTTTCAAGTGAAAAATGAGATATTTGCCGTTTCTGCCGTGATTTATCTGCGTCATGGCTGCCTCGCACTGCCTTGCGCTCAGCCCGGCAGCCGTCAGTTCCTTATACGCCAGAAGAAGGCGCAGGCGCGAAGCCATGTATCCGACAGTCTTGAGAAAAACGTCGCTTTTGGTAAACAGCGGCGGCAGAAAAGGCGTCGTCTTCACGCCGTCGCGGCGCAAAAAACAATCCGTAAAGGTAAACATGTTTTTTTCCAGCGAACCGGCAAAAAGACCGGTCAGGCAGGCGACGTCGATCTCTCTTTCCGCGGCCAGGGAAATGCAGAGCTTGTCCAGTTCCGTAAAGACATACAGCAACGGTATTTCTTCCCACGTCTGAAATATTTCCTGCAAATACGCGCGGCTGTTCCCGGTCAAGACCTTGCCTCTTTTTTTCAAGTATGCGTCGACATAGGGCATGACCGTTTTGTCCGTAACGCTTTCATAATAAGACGACGCCGTCAGCGCGCTGATCAGACGAAAAAAAGGAGCCTTTTCATTGACCTTGCCGGCCGTATAAAAAAGGAGCGCCTTCCTGCTCGGCAACTTGCCGAGGAAGTCGGCAAATTCACGTTCCTCCGCCGTCGCCTTAGTCCGCGTCCTGCCGCCGCGCTGCAACGGCAAAAAAGGACAATCCGTCCAGATGACGACAGCAGCGCCGCCGAACAGCGAGTCTTCCGCTAACGCGGCGATCACGTCGCCGACAGAGGCCGTGCGGGAAAAAAGGCGCACGTCCGCAGCCGCGCCGAAGTCGCGGTTGCAGGCGTCCAGAAAACGGCGCCGTTCCCGTTCCATCAGATAGGATTCCGTCCCGTTGATCAATCGGATATAGTTCAAAAGGTTTCACCGCCATATGTTCTGATCTTCCATATACCTGCCTTCTCTTCGGC
Protein-coding regions in this window:
- the holA gene encoding DNA polymerase III subunit delta, with product MNYIRLINGTESYLMERERRRFLDACNRDFGAAADVRLFSRTASVGDVIAALAEDSLFGGAAVVIWTDCPFLPLQRGGRTRTKATAEEREFADFLGKLPSRKALLFYTAGKVNEKAPFFRLISALTASSYYESVTDKTVMPYVDAYLKKRGKVLTGNSRAYLQEIFQTWEEIPLLYVFTELDKLCISLAAEREIDVACLTGLFAGSLEKNMFTFTDCFLRRDGVKTTPFLPPLFTKSDVFLKTVGYMASRLRLLLAYKELTAAGLSARQCEAAMTQINHGRNGKYLIFHLKKVAKYWKMEELKELLQRLFTLQLHMRRGTASADDVAALVCLYCSNKGRVS